From Drosophila virilis strain 15010-1051.87 chromosome X, Dvir_AGI_RSII-ME, whole genome shotgun sequence, the proteins below share one genomic window:
- the LOC6631480 gene encoding phospholipid-transporting ATPase IF, protein MKSSSAKAKEPLRIPIGNAELRKNPPLNRVTTTKYTWLTFIPLNFYEQFRRAVYFYFLLITIVSFFVNDTISPLTSLLPLLFVMIVTALKEGLEDYSRSKNDRIVNTTKVTVIRNGKEQRINSEFIVPGDLVVATSASYVPCDMLLLQSSGSENMCFVNTANLDGETNLKPIFGPANYTYDMQLGYIVCEPSTPDLYTFNGRIELAVTVGAELNPEPIALGIENLLLRGVRIRGQERVVGCAIYTGMSTKLQLNSRYTGNKSASSEQYINKFIIALIVGMIVVVFILYLIERQKEANVYPAIHYLGPPPDYNAILQIFEDFLSLLILFNYMVPISMYMNIELYRVFGALFMKSDLSLYDEETDQPCGVNASNLNEDLGQINILFSDKTGTLTKNQMIFLKCYVGGRNYHLQNTQLYSPDTDESHELDTMDAEVMNFFEALSVCHTVEVMASCNEKSAETQSEHDNLITTDIIDRYQASSPDEKAILEGCARLGLIYKGTDNNTMHLSRSFGGDLQYERLHVLEFSSERKRMSIIVRDESGQIWLYTKGAEASVLPRCKKTSPIAQTDVQITEYAKEGLRTLAVASRTLTEEEYATFLASCKNANIQLSDRKKLIEECYESIELELELLGATALEDALQDDVDKTLIALQEAGLKIWILTGDKVETALSIGMACKQIPQVAEVHFLINITEPEELQRRLNQLELGIASNTSTPTCLVIDGITVSALLSQLPDQFAVVALNCKAVLCCRLSPLQKSEIVMLIKKSGKHITAAIGDGANDVSMIQEAHIGIGISGVEGRQAARSADYSIAKFSMLQRLLLVHGHYNTERLAFMVLFYCYKNIIITGCMALFQVYDLYSATSVYNELYLWLFDIIYISFSFTYLAMSDKHYSENTLLRFPTLYKAIAHNKLSSWKTFTIWILNGVVQTFIIFYFAFAVLNDNNVVFNGGQTADFSTFGTMLIMVLVIVGNLKVLLVSHYMSYLNFAFIIASIFAFMLSTYLYNLDSSSTLYHVYNMFLSSLPMWLYIIICTVACLLPDFVMKAVNDMFLDPPVPKEISKF, encoded by the exons ATGAAGAGCTCCAGTGCCAAGGCAAAAGAACCCCTACGCATACCGATTGGAAATGCCGAACTGCGCAAGAATCCGCCGCTCAACCGGGTGACAACGACCAAGTACACCTGGCTAACCTTCATCCCATTGAACTTTTACGAACAGTTTCGACGAGCCGTATACTTTTACTTTCTGCTGATCACGATTGTATCATTTTTCGTTA ATGATACCATATCTCCATTAACATCACTGTTGCCACTGCTCTTCGTCATGATTGTGACCGCACTGAAGGAAGGTCTCGAGGATTATTCGCGGTCGAAAAATGATAGAATTGTGAACACAACTAAAG TTACCGTTATACGCAATGGCAAGGAACAACGAATCAATTCGGAATTCATAGTGCCAGGAGATCTTGTTGTAGCAACTAGTGCCAGCTATGTGCCATGCGATATGCTATTGCTGCAGTCGTCTGGATCGGAGAACATGTGCTTTGTGAACACGGCGAACCTGGACGGCGAGACCAATCTGAAACCGATCTTTGGACCAGCCAACTACACATACGATATGCAGTTGGGTTACATCGTTTGTGAACCATCGACGCCGGATCTGTACACATTCAATGGACGCATCGAACTGGCAGTCACAGTGGGAGCAGAGCTCAATCCGGAGCCAATAGCACTGGGAATCGAGAACCTATTGTTGCGTGGTGTCCGCATCAGGGGCCAGGAGCGTGTGGTGGGCTGTGCCATATACACGGGCATGTCCACAAAACTCCAGCTAAATAGCCGATATACGGGCAACAAATCGGCGTCCAGCGAACAATACATCAATAAATTCATCATTGCGCTCATTGTGGGAATGATAGTTGTTGTCTTTATACTCTATCTGATCGAACG GCAAAAGGAGGCCAACGTCTATCCGGCTATACACTACTTGGGACCGCCTCCAGACTACAATGCGATTCTACAAATCTTCGAGGACTTTTTATCATTGCTGATTTTGTTTAACTACATGGTGCCCATTTCaatgtatatgaatattgaATTGTATCGTGTTTTTGGTGCACTATTTATGAAATCCGATCTGAGCTTGTACGATGAAGAGACCGATCAACCCTGTGGAGTAAATGCATCCAACTTGAATGAAGACTTGGGCCAAATCAACATACTGTTCTCGGACAAAACTGGCACACTAACCAAAAATCAAATGATCTTCCTTAAGTGCTACGTTGGAGGTCGCAACTATCATTTACAGAACACCCAATTGTACAGTCCCGATACAGATGAAAGCCACGAGCTGGACACCATGGAT GCCGAGGTGATGAACTTTTTTGAGGCCTTGTCCGTGTGCCATACGGTGGAGGTTATGGCCAGCTGCAATGAAAAATCCGCCGAAACTCAATCGGAGCACGATAATCTGATAACGACAGACATTATCGACAGATACCAGGCATCCAGTCCAGATGAAAAGGCCATACTTGAGGGCTGCGCCAGATTGGGTCTCATTTACAAAGGCACTGACAATAATACGATGCACCTCAGCCGTAGCTTTGGAGGCGATCTACAATACGAACGCCTGCATGTGCTCGAGTTTAGCTCGGAGCGAAAACGGATGAGCATCATTGTTCGGGACGAGAGCGGTCAGATCTGGCTTTATACCAAAGGCGCTGAAGCTTCCGTTCTGCCGCGCTGCAAGAAAACATCTCCAATTGCTCAGACGGATGTGCAAATAACGGAATATGCCAAGGAGGGTCTACGTACCCTCGCTGTGGCAAGCCGAACCCTAACTGAGGAGGAATATGCCACATTTCTTGCATCATGCAAAAATGCCAATATTCAACTCAGCGATCGAAAGAAACTAATCGAAGAGTGTTACGAGAGCATTGAACTGG AACTTGAGCTGCTGGGTGCTACGGCTTTGGAGGATGCACTCCAGGACGATGTTGACAAAACGCTGATTGCATTACAGGAAGCTGGCTTAAAGATATGGATACTTACGGGCGACAAGGTGGAAACAGCATTATCCATTGGCATGGCCTGCAAGCAAATACCGCAAGTAGCTGAAGTGCATTTTCTTATCAATATTACCGAACCGGAGGAGCTGCAGAGGCGTTTGAATCAGCTGGAACTGGGCATCGCATCAAATACATCGACTCCCACTTGCCTGGTAATCGATGGTATTACTGTGTCCGCGCTTTTAAGCCAGCTGCCCGATCAATTTGCTGTGGTGGCACTCAACTGCAAGGCTGTGCTCTGCTGTCGTTTGAGTCCACTCCAAAAGAGCGAAATAGTTATGCTTATTAAGAAGTCGGGCAAACATATCACAGCTGCCATCGGTGATGGGGCCAATGATGTGTCCATGATCCAGGAGGCGcacattggcattggcatttcCGGTGTGGAGGGCAGACAGGCAGCACGTAGCGCTGATTATTCCATTGCCAAATTTTCTATGCTGCAACGCCTCTTGCTGGTCCATGGCCATTATAATACCGAACGTCTGGCATTTATGGTGCTCTTCTATTgctataaaaacattattatcACTGGATGCATGGCGCTGTTTCAAGTATATGACTTATATTCGGCTACATCTGTCTATAACGAGCTGTACCTATGGCTGTTcgatattatttacatatccTTCAGTTTCACATATTTGGCCATGTCCGACAAGCATTATAGTGAGAACACCTTGTTAAG ATTCCCGACCCTATACAAAGCAATTGCGCACAATAAGCTCAGCTCATGGAAAACATTTACGATATGGATTTTAAATGGTGTCGTTCAGACTTTCATTATATTTTactttgcatttgctgtgctCAACGACAATAATGTCGTCTTCAATGGGGGACAAACTGCCGATTTTTCAACATTTGGTACTATGCTAATAATGGTACTTGTGATTGTGGGAAACCTGAAGGTACTCTTAGTTTCACACTACATGAGTTATCTGAACTTTGCCTTTATTATTGCatcaatatttgcatttatgctAAGCACTTACCTCTACAATTTGGACAGCAGCAGTACTCTTTACCACGTCTACAATATGTTCTTGAGCTCGCTTCCCATGTGGCtctatattattatatgcaCGGTGGCATGTTTGCTTCCCGACTTTGTAATGAAAGCCGTTAATGATATGTTTTTAGACCCGCCAGTGCCGAAAGAAATCAGTAAATTCTAA
- the LOC6631483 gene encoding uncharacterized protein isoform X3, whose amino-acid sequence MSSTLVKSVKGDSLNRNNITPDDATAVSECATLPTTPVAAISPNLNSPLSELAPSTPSTTSTAMASPIVVTTVEILDLHNILNPDDLPKVPSIGETDLSTSAVVLNSSAGTTASITTNSSPLANRKAHNQPAANNSSPHKSRYRNHNNNQDDINSIESISSFNRNQVNANFEWIDDMVQQRNCSELMHKNKRKKSKKLVDAKESDQLDGRKIKEKQGLAPYEDNDEKVVKCLYYSLMCCDCTIS is encoded by the exons ATGTCCTCAACGCTTGTGAAGAGTGTAAAGGGGGATTCCCTGAATCGTAATAACATAACACCAGATGATGCCACGGCTGTCTCAGAATGCGCCACACTGCCAACAACTCCAGTTGCCGCAATATCTCCAAATTTAAATAGTCCACTCTCGGAGCTGGCTCCGTCGACACCCTCAACAACCTCAACAGCAATGGCATCCCCGATTGTTGTGACAACAGTTGAAATTCTTGATTTA CACAATATTTTAAACCCCGATGATTTGCCGAAGGTGCCATCAATCGGCGAAACAGATTTGTCCACATCGGCTGTCGTATTAAATAGCTCAGCAGGAACAACAGCTTCGATAACCACCAATTCATCTCCATTAGCAAACCGCAAAGCCCACAATCAGCCAGCGGCCAACAACAGCTCGCCACATAAGAGCAGATACAggaaccacaacaacaatcag GATGATATAAATTCCATCGAGAGTATTTCCAGTTTTAATAGAAATCAGGTAAACGCAAATTTCGAATGGATTGATGATATGGTGCAGCAACGCAACTGTAGTGAACtgatgcacaaaaacaaacgtaaaaaatcaaaaaaattggTAGATGCCAAGGAATCGGATCAATTGGATGGCCGTAAAATCAAGGAAAAGCAGGGATTGGCACCTTACGAGGACAATGACGAAAAGGTGGTTAAATGTCTCTATTATTCTCTCATGTGCTGCGACTGTACAATAtcatag
- the LOC6631483 gene encoding mucin-2 isoform X2: protein MASNSSKKNKSSGLRILWIPGRKSHPKGRLSSTNKHISYSPTQKKSEVWTLGGSRAQTELIDLPSPEINGASTSSLALLGAMSSTLVKSVKGDSLNRNNITPDDATAVSECATLPTTPVAAISPNLNSPLSELAPSTPSTTSTAMASPIVVTTVEILDLHNILNPDDLPKVPSIGETDLSTSAVVLNSSAGTTASITTNSSPLANRKAHNQPAANNSSPHKSRYRNHNNNQDDINSIESISSFNRNQVNANFEWIDDMVQQRNCSELMHKNKRKKSKKLVDAKESDQLDGRKIKEKQGLAPYEDNDEKVVKCLYYSLMCCDCTIS, encoded by the exons ATGGCTTCCAATTCATctaagaaaaacaaatcgtCTGGTTTGCGCATATTGTGGATACCAGGACGAAAAAGCCATCCGAAAGGTCGATTGAGTTCTACAAACAAACACATCTCGTATTCGCCCACCCAAAAGAAAAGCGAGGTGTGGACCTTGGGCGGCAGCAGGGCCCAAACTGAACTAATTGACTT GCCCTCGCCGGAAATCAACGGTGCTTCGACATCATCATTGGCTCTATTGGGCGCCATGTCCTCAACGCTTGTGAAGAGTGTAAAGGGGGATTCCCTGAATCGTAATAACATAACACCAGATGATGCCACGGCTGTCTCAGAATGCGCCACACTGCCAACAACTCCAGTTGCCGCAATATCTCCAAATTTAAATAGTCCACTCTCGGAGCTGGCTCCGTCGACACCCTCAACAACCTCAACAGCAATGGCATCCCCGATTGTTGTGACAACAGTTGAAATTCTTGATTTA CACAATATTTTAAACCCCGATGATTTGCCGAAGGTGCCATCAATCGGCGAAACAGATTTGTCCACATCGGCTGTCGTATTAAATAGCTCAGCAGGAACAACAGCTTCGATAACCACCAATTCATCTCCATTAGCAAACCGCAAAGCCCACAATCAGCCAGCGGCCAACAACAGCTCGCCACATAAGAGCAGATACAggaaccacaacaacaatcag GATGATATAAATTCCATCGAGAGTATTTCCAGTTTTAATAGAAATCAGGTAAACGCAAATTTCGAATGGATTGATGATATGGTGCAGCAACGCAACTGTAGTGAACtgatgcacaaaaacaaacgtaaaaaatcaaaaaaattggTAGATGCCAAGGAATCGGATCAATTGGATGGCCGTAAAATCAAGGAAAAGCAGGGATTGGCACCTTACGAGGACAATGACGAAAAGGTGGTTAAATGTCTCTATTATTCTCTCATGTGCTGCGACTGTACAATAtcatag
- the LOC6631483 gene encoding mucin-2 isoform X1 yields the protein MYTRACEYIFMASNSSKKNKSSGLRILWIPGRKSHPKGRLSSTNKHISYSPTQKKSEVWTLGGSRAQTELIDLPSPEINGASTSSLALLGAMSSTLVKSVKGDSLNRNNITPDDATAVSECATLPTTPVAAISPNLNSPLSELAPSTPSTTSTAMASPIVVTTVEILDLHNILNPDDLPKVPSIGETDLSTSAVVLNSSAGTTASITTNSSPLANRKAHNQPAANNSSPHKSRYRNHNNNQDDINSIESISSFNRNQVNANFEWIDDMVQQRNCSELMHKNKRKKSKKLVDAKESDQLDGRKIKEKQGLAPYEDNDEKVVKCLYYSLMCCDCTIS from the exons ATGTACACGCGTGcatgtgaatatatattt ATGGCTTCCAATTCATctaagaaaaacaaatcgtCTGGTTTGCGCATATTGTGGATACCAGGACGAAAAAGCCATCCGAAAGGTCGATTGAGTTCTACAAACAAACACATCTCGTATTCGCCCACCCAAAAGAAAAGCGAGGTGTGGACCTTGGGCGGCAGCAGGGCCCAAACTGAACTAATTGACTT GCCCTCGCCGGAAATCAACGGTGCTTCGACATCATCATTGGCTCTATTGGGCGCCATGTCCTCAACGCTTGTGAAGAGTGTAAAGGGGGATTCCCTGAATCGTAATAACATAACACCAGATGATGCCACGGCTGTCTCAGAATGCGCCACACTGCCAACAACTCCAGTTGCCGCAATATCTCCAAATTTAAATAGTCCACTCTCGGAGCTGGCTCCGTCGACACCCTCAACAACCTCAACAGCAATGGCATCCCCGATTGTTGTGACAACAGTTGAAATTCTTGATTTA CACAATATTTTAAACCCCGATGATTTGCCGAAGGTGCCATCAATCGGCGAAACAGATTTGTCCACATCGGCTGTCGTATTAAATAGCTCAGCAGGAACAACAGCTTCGATAACCACCAATTCATCTCCATTAGCAAACCGCAAAGCCCACAATCAGCCAGCGGCCAACAACAGCTCGCCACATAAGAGCAGATACAggaaccacaacaacaatcag GATGATATAAATTCCATCGAGAGTATTTCCAGTTTTAATAGAAATCAGGTAAACGCAAATTTCGAATGGATTGATGATATGGTGCAGCAACGCAACTGTAGTGAACtgatgcacaaaaacaaacgtaaaaaatcaaaaaaattggTAGATGCCAAGGAATCGGATCAATTGGATGGCCGTAAAATCAAGGAAAAGCAGGGATTGGCACCTTACGAGGACAATGACGAAAAGGTGGTTAAATGTCTCTATTATTCTCTCATGTGCTGCGACTGTACAATAtcatag
- the LOC6631482 gene encoding trimeric intracellular cation channel type 1B.1 gives MDPEAFLDVANQVIKLKMFPFFDIAHSLLAALAVREDLGANAQAFSRKHPLACWLSTMLVIFAGGMVANGLLGEPILAPLKNTGQLLVGTAVWYLVFYTPFDIGYKVAKFLPVKIVASAMKEIYRAKKVYDGVGHAAKLYPNAWIIMIIIGTLKGNGAGFTKLIERLIRGAWTPTAMEFMQPSFYTKASLLASIIFVLDKKTDWISAPHALVYFGIVIFLVYFKLSSILLGIHDPFLPLENLCCAIFFGGIWDSLAKILGRGQAKDGDSKDVKKSN, from the exons ATGGACCCGGAAGCGTTTTTGGATGTGGCCAATCAGGTCATCAAGCTAAAAATGTTTCCGTTCTTTGATATCGCGCACAGTTTACTTGCCGCGCTGGCCGTGCGCGAGGATTTAGGCGCCAACGCTCAGGCCTTCTCGAGGAAGCATCCACTGGCCTGTTGGCTATCCACAATGCTGGTGATATTTGCGGGCGGCATGGTGGCTAATGGATTACTGGGGGAGCCCATATTGGCTCCATTGAAGAACACCGgacagctccttgtgggcacAGCTGTGTG gtatttggtattttatacACCCTTTGATATTGGATACAAGGTGGCCAAATTTCTGCCAGTGAAAATTGTCGCCAGTGCCATGAAGGAAATATACCGTGCAAAGAAAGTGTACGATGGCGTCGGACATGCTGCCAAATTGTATCCAAACGCGTGGATTATTATGATCATAATCGGAACCCTGAAGGGCAACGGCGCTGGTTTCACTAAGTTGATTGAGCGCCTCATTAGAGGCGCATGGACACCGACGGCAATGGAATTCATGCAGCCATCATT CTATACGAAAGCATCGTTGCTAGCCTCCATTATCTTCGTGCTGGACAAAAAGACCGATTGGATCTCAGCGCCACACGCCTTAGTTTACTTTGGCATTGTTATATTCTTGGTGTACTTTAAGTTGTCATCCATCTTGTTGGGCATTCATGATCCCTTCCTTCCATTGGAAAATTTGTGCTGTGCAATTTTCTTTGGTGGTATTTGGGATAGTTTGGCCAAGATTTTGGGACGTGGCCAGGCCAAGGATGGCGATAGTAAAGACGTTAAGAAAAGCAATTGA
- the TH1 gene encoding negative elongation factor D → MEVEYDDSGWQGRTKQQSTTEELHEDNPQKTIQECLEKFLTPDYIMEPGIFTQLKRYFQSGGSPEEVISMLSENYKAVAQMANLLAEWLILAGVKVTEVQAMVENHLKEMILKSFDPKKADTIFTEEGETPDWLTEMIDHYTWRSLIYRLAEEYPDCLMLNFTIKLISDAGFQSEITSISTAAQQIEVFSRVLKTSIVKFLNNPDDVHGAIQECARMVCHGQHTYVYSQVLIQVLSQEQKGGFNMKRLSQEIIKYALQNNQNVTPITMALNGSAVYPQACQALTSMLTRNTLNPADITVLFRNYSGSDPPPIDLIRNPQFLELLVDALFRSGVKINPEHKPKYVFLLAYASSVIDQPAKKRPLTERTLNKDELKSTIQAIEKAHAICNVDQGSTELIAELQTLYNCIKYPVVGVGVIRWIENVVMEPSYFKLSTDSCPTHLAVLDEVAGVHPTLQQQILFLLIRLFESKQDELEILVQLEMKKVILDRMVNLLTRGCVVPVLRYIKQCCAIEDTDISLIRYFVTEVLETITHPYSAEFVQLFLPMVENEEITGTMRGEGDNDPVSEFIVHCKAHYTTV, encoded by the exons ATGGAAGTGGAATACGATGATTCCGGCTGGCAGGGCCGTACAAAACAACAGTCAACTACCGAG GAACTTCACGAAGATAATCCACAAAAAACGATACAAGAATGTTTAGAAAAATTTCTAACACCCGACTACATAATGGAGCCTGGGATATTTACACAGCTCAAACGCTACTTCCAATCCGGCGGCTCTCCAGAGGAAGTGATTTCAATGTTATCTGAAAACTATAAAGCGGTGGCCCAGATGGCAAATCTGCTGGCCGAGTGGTTAATTCTAGCCGGTGTGAAGGTAACAGAGGTCCAGGCGATGGTAGAGAACCATTTAAAGGAAATGATTCTGAAGTCGTTTGATCCGAAAAAAGCGGATACGATATTCACCGAGGAGGGTGAGACGCCGGACTGGCTTACAGAAATGATCGATCATTATACGTGGCGATCTTTGATATATCGACTAGCTGAAGAATATCCGGATTGTCTGATGCTCAACTTTACAATTAAGTTAATATCAGATGCCGGATTCCAAAGTGAAATCACGTCTATCTCTACGGCCGCCCAACAGATTGAAGTGTTTTCCCGCGTTCTCAAAACATCAATTGTTAAATTTCTGAATAATCCCGACGATGTGCACGGCGCCATTCAGGAGTGCGCCCGGATGGTGTGCCACGGCCAACACACGTATGTCTACTCGCAGGTGTTGATACAAGTGCTAAGTCAGGAACAGAAAGGTGGCTTCAATATGAAGCGCTTATCCCAGGAAATCATCAAATACGCCCTACAAAA CAATCAGAATGTGACGCCTATAACAATGGCTCTGAATGGGTCGGCGGTATATCCGCAGGCGTGTCAGGCGCTTACCTCGATGTTAACGCGCAATACCCTTAATCCAGCTGATATAACCGTTCTGTTTCGTAACTATTCGGGCTCTGATCCGCCACCGATAGACCTCATACGGAATCCGCAGTTTTTGGAGCTATTGGTTGATGCGCTATTTCGTTCTGGTGTTAAAATCAATCCGGAACATAAGCCCAAATACGTTTTCCTGCTGGCCTATGCATCGTCTGTTATTGACCAGCCCGCCAAGAAGAGGCCTCTGACCGAAAGAACACTAAATAAAGACGAACTGAAGAGCACCATCCAGGCCATTGAAAAGGCGCACGCTATTTGCAACGTGGACCAGGGCTCCACTGAACTTATAGCCGAGTTACAGACTCTCTACAATTGCATAAA GTATCcagttgttggtgttggtgtaaTCCGATGGATAGAAAATGTTGTAATGGAGCCATCCTACTTTAAACTATCTACGGACAGCTGTCCCACGCATTTGGCGGTGCTCGATGAAGTAGCTGGAGTGCATCCAACATTGCAGCAGCAAATACTTTTTCTACTAATCCGTTTATTCGAATCCAAGCAGGATGAATTGGAGATACTTGTGCAACTAGAAATGAAAAAGGTGATTCTAGATCGTATGGTTAATCTGCTGACACGCGGCTGCGTTGTTCCAGTGCTGCGATACATCAAACAATGCTGTGCAATCGAGGACACGGATATTTCGTTGATTCGGTACTTTGTTACCGAAGTGCTTGAGACAATAACACATCCCTACTCGGCAGAGTTTGTGCAACTCTTTCTGCCGATGGTTGAAAATGAGGAGATAACTGGCACGATGCGCGGCGAAGGCGATAATGATCCCGTCTCGGAATTCATTG TTCACTGTAAGGCGCATTATACCACTGTATAG